From a region of the Calonectris borealis chromosome 2, bCalBor7.hap1.2, whole genome shotgun sequence genome:
- the ICE1 gene encoding little elongation complex subunit 1 isoform X5, whose protein sequence is MLSKEERDAETKQPEAATLITNMGTNKDCLQDNSEHMETEKGELTEATAHELEAIEEQKGDSEDMHSEEGGSSADFMLHSFKPQNQTEKCSEVEQTEQNVILIRAVDYEGTHKKHGELMKAERDGLSGERKTPRAESVPQNVTYLPPEQCIVLQSEDSEEKSDVLIQNEVVENESKNVIKVTNIASDVGENIKQVIIGEDISAAIQMKGLCAEANNERELSENVLSDFSSSKSFCEVECPKDLMIQCDGERIIMETEAETGAIEISAHSQCSEITHDSEEILEKQRVQTIKDEVDKECEPETVKVSRHYLPVSAIEGMRNSLSMDNKDKNVGSERTALSAFPKDDEQLRIEDIYLTRPETIELAMKFNRESVLEIAESSQLLRSAERGKLVDVKEGGYLKGKPHQEENGSNLSQGKSVLEGILAPKTACVIDAESSIAKCESSMLDFTEIKGEIKKPENQCSTLERGLSKTQNFSVFESQETEFKVNSEDFGEESSELLERVDTIASVLVESNLSSQAQFAKPLNQFLVIENVKCHEIKGELNKQSKELVTETCSSSFNWEENVVQKNNISEIICQSISEIDFNSGLAFSTQGDLEVGCINTEETGSSVQVRIGLESTMPPDLNFSLQKAVSFVETNFTEKAAFSRRWEDKGDKNCVTGSAFNCSSESLEEGAEILSAEKDNMCKELDFLEREYVHKNEVKIADKKEQPGDKETQASDKSQILDANSYNKNTFLLQKFDCQESGCRTSTWEVRADHSRTGSLTAQGEGEELNSFEASGKNAIKRSKNDFDMPEQSNESEEKDSSIQEVRYVKCSECVPMFRKELRASRRIAVGTLETGAIVDADYQVCELHSTMHPGNTLTVSHLKADTMVDMDTHRETNTSPDTANELSSVVGEGYPKDVASWKRECILVTSENTEGTNECMVHSNRAGCINDSEESLLKTGTSKESPVMSNASKNRLPLCQMLTRFSETCRLAVKNSKLNTRMLALGNFFEENDSEKLQSNVEQSLLHSVDTGVSVIEEHNQTCTACNIGENNTGDILDDSSRKKFFFKYLPNPALSDVECNCQTVRQPSEPQKTVFEKLCMLESESCVNVDLKKSNKLKFKEQEPSEILTVSTKTAAQVMHAKLSKRLLQGKRKTKTLKVKLTQPVLANADTSMPTKCSSETINKIRREMGPPLPPLLLPLIATPPKAACTMSPVMSSTGRSSLLSPLDDLISPLRETPVPPLMSPLTDTPTVKSALLFSPSSPSEMAVGRRICSSPLKFCTSIPKHALPVPGRFPLLAADSAAPGAPQENSVKILDTMYPELSARARTLNILKGNIQLNRCAFSDSHSLPGPVAQIGGFKAIASTSTAFVKTGSNLKSDSRKDQDKDVQNQQLFSSSSNHLEKRTLLPISMPRSAKRLRLDSEPPKLEPNDTAAIRNTKNTISEMQEVFHDKSCEISDSAHSSSLEASLPVKKVIDPDCQKVSLALKKIAESCFDLLPVIKGHVYVGNISKIPIMRDEEKEVVYEFGIKNKHLAESLLHVILSKLKAQKNATNYNFNQALCRVYTGICRQLGDLERARLFCYSLLKEDFPDSEKLILFITNVWSDIFVFQGAINKAMQLVVRQSASNEMLACLSAYLNWEQSSSLDAGIMVSNLLLEMQSCPKVELQLSEQYGEDLSEDAWQYIFAVDLLCSHLKWDWTHNNVISKVLWPSMDKWVKKRKGHETAQSIPNSVIALTLRLIGRLGQIGLKEGYLAAVKNISSVIGLFVQHAKEEGVPWGVQLAAIYSLCDLGSSNPEGIVEAIHAWRATVLNNIPFAVTSGIAEITSLCKMQLN, encoded by the exons ATGTTAAGCAAGGAGGAAAGAGATGCTGAAACAAAGCAACCTGAAGCTGCTACTTTAATTACAAACATGGGAACTAACAAAGATTGTTTGCAGGATAATTCTGAGCATATGGAAACTGAGAAGGGAGAACTAACTGAAGCAACAGCACATGAATTGGAAGCCATTGAAGAACAGAAAGGAGATAGCGAGGACATGCACAGTGAAGAGGGAGGTTCTTCAGCTGATTTCATGTTACACAGTTTCAAGCCTCAGAATCAGACGGAAAAATGTAGTGAGGTAGAGCAAACAGAGCAGAATGTAATCTTAATCAGAGCTGTTGATTATGAGGGTACACACAAAAAGCATGGTGAATTAATGAAAGCAGAAAGAGATGGATtatcaggagagagaaaaactccCAGGGCAGAATCTGTTCCACAAAACGTTACTTATTTGCCGCCTGAGCAATGCATTGTGCTTCAAAGTGAAGATTCTGAGGAGAAATCTGATGTGTTGATACAGAATGAAGTGGTTGAAAATGAATCAAAAAATGTAATCAAAGTAACTAATATAGCAAGTGATGTAGGGGAAAACATAAAACAAGTGATAATTGGAGAGGATATTTCAGCTGCAATACAGATGAAAGGACTCTGTGCAGAGGCAAATAATGAGAGAGAGCTCTCTGAAAATGTATTGTCTGATTTCAGTAGTTCAAAATCCTTCTGTGAAGTGGAGTGTCCTAAAGACCTAATGATACAGTGTGATGGGGAGAGAATAATTATGGAGACTGAGGCAGAGACTGGAGCTATTGAGATCTCTGCACACTCTCAGTGCTCTGAAATAACACATGACAGTGAAGAGATACTGGAGAAACAACGTGTGCAAACAATAAAAGATGAAGTGGACAAGGAATGCGAACCAGAGACTGTTAAAGTCTCTAGACATTACTTACCTGTATCTGCTATTGAAGGAATGAGAAATTCATTGTCTATGGataacaaagacaaaaatgtagGTTCAGAGAGGACTGCCTTGTCAGCCTTTCCAAAAGATGATGAACAGCTCAGAATTGAAGACATATATCTAACCAGACCTGAAACTATTGAACTAGCCATGAAATTTAACAGAGAAAGTGTTCTAGAAATAGCTGAATCGTCACAGCTACTCCGTagtgcagaaaggggaaaattaGTAGATGTAAAGGAGGGGGGATATTTAAAAGGCAAACCACACCAGGAAGAAAATGGTAGTAATTTATCGCAAGGGAAGTCAGTCTTGGAAGGTATACTTGCACCAAAGACGGCATGCGTTATTGATGCAGAAAGCAGTATAGCTAAGTGTGAATCCTCTATGTtagattttacagaaataaaaggtgaaataaaaaaacctgaaaaccaaTGTAGTACATTAGAACGTGGATTGTCCAAAACTCAAAACTTTAGTGTGTTTGAATCTCAAGAGACTGAATTCAAAGTTAATTCAGAAGATTTTGGAGAGGAAAGCAGTGAGCTGTTAGAAAGAGTGGATACCATTGCATCTGTCTTAGTAGAAAGTAATCTTTCTTCTCAGGCACAGTTTGCAAAACCTCTGAATCAGTTCTTGGTAATTGAGAATGTTAAATGTCATGAAATAAAAGGGGaattaaataaacaaagcaagGAATTGGTGACTGAGACTTGTTCCAGTTCATTTAACTGGGAAGAGAATGTtgtgcagaaaaataatatttcagagaTCATCTGCCAGTCTATTTCAGAAATCGATTTTAATAGTGGCTTGGCTTTTTCTACTCAAGGGGACTTGGAGGTGGGCTGtataaatactgaagaaacaGGTTCCTCTGTGCAAGTGAGAATTGGCTTGGAATCCACAATGCCTCCTGATCTAAATTTCAGTCTTCAGAAAGCTGTCAGTTTTGTTGAAACTAATTTCACAGAAAAGGCTGCTTTTTCCCGTAGATGGGAAGACAAAGGAGATAAAAATTGTGTTACGGGTAGTGCATTTAACTGTTCTTCAGAAAGCTTGGAAGAGGGTGCTGAGATCCTATCTGCAGAAAAAGACAACATGTGCAAAGAACTGGACTTCCTTGAGAGGGAATATGTACacaaaaatgaagtgaaaattgCAGATAAGAAAGAGCAGCCAGGAGATAAAGAAACTCAGGCATCTGATAAATCACAGATCCTGGATGCAAACTCTTACAATAAGAatacttttcttctccaaaagTTTGATTGTCAAGAATCAGGATGCAGGACTTCTACGTGGGAGGTTAGAGCAGATCATTCTAGAACTGGTTCACTAACAGCTCAGGGAGAAGGTGAAGAATTGAATAGTTTTGAGGCATCTgggaaaaatgctataaaaaggTCTAAAAATGATTTTGATATGCCAGAGCAGAGCAatgaatctgaagaaaaagaCTCTTCTATACAAGAAGTTAGATATGTGAAATGTTCTGAATGTGTTCCCATGTTCAGAAAGGAACTGAGAGCTTCCAGGAGAATTGCAGTTGGTACTCTGGAAACTGGTGCAATTGTTGATGCTGATTACCAAGTATGTGAACTTCATTCAACCATGCACCCAGGAAATACTTTGACAGTTAGTCATCTAAAAGCAGACACTATGGTGGATATGGATACACACCGTGAAACAAACACCTCTCCAGATACTGCAAATGAGTTGTCAAGTGTGGTTGGGGAGGGTTATCCTAAAGACGTAGCCTCTTGGAAAAGAGAGTGTATATTAGTAACCTCTGAAAATACTGAGGGTACTAATGAATGCATGGTACATTCTAACAGAGCTGGATGCATCAATGACAGTGAGGAAAGTCTGTTAAAAACGGGGACATCAAAAGAAAGCCCTGTGATGTCAAATGCTTCAAAAAATAGATTACCACTATGCCAGATGTTAACCAGATTCTCAGAAACTTGCAGACTGGCTGTAAAAAACAGTAAATTAAATACAAGAATGTTAGCGCTTGGCAATTTCTTCGAAGAAAATGATTCTGAAAAACTTCAGTCAAATGTGGAGCAAAGTCTACTACACAGTGTTGATACGGGGGTCTCGGTGATTGAAGAACATAATCAAACTTGTACTGCTTGCAACATAGGAGAAAATAACACTGGTGATATCCTAGATGAtagcagtagaaaaaaattttttttcaagtatcttCCAAATCCAGCCCTATCTGATGTAGAGTGCAATTGTCAGACAGTTAGGCAGCCTTCGGAGCCACAAAAAACAGTATTTGAGAAGCTATGTATGTTGGAGTCAGAGTCTTGTGTGAATGTTGATCTCAAAAAGAGCAATAAATTGAAGTTCAAAGAGCAAGAACCATCTGAAATCTTGACTGTTTCAACCAAGACAGCTGCCCAAGTAATGCATGCCAAGCTATCAAAGAGGCTATTGcaaggtaaaagaaaaacaaagactcTCAAAGTTAAACTAACTCAGCCAGTTCTTGCAAATGCTGATACTTCTATGCCAACAAAATGCTCGTCCGAGACTATAAATAAAATTAGGCGAGAGATGGGTCCTCCTCTGCCCCCCTTGCTACTGCCTTTGATTGCTACTCCTCCAAAAGCTGCATGTACCATGTCCCCAGTAATGTCTTCTACTGGTCGATCCTCTTTGCTTTCCCCTCTTGATGACCTGATATCCCCACTACGTGAAactcctgttcctcctctcatGTCTCCGTTAACAGATACTCCAACAGTAAAATCtgctcttttattttctccttcctcaccCTCAGAAATGGCAGTAGGTAGAAGGATTTGCTCCTCACCTTTGAAATTTTGTACTTCCATTCCAAAGCACGCACTTCCTGTCCCGGGAAGATTTCCTCTGCTTGCCGCTGATAGTGCTGCTCCAGGTGCTCCTCAGGAGAACTCTGTGAAAATATTGGACACTATGTATCCAGAGCTGTCTGCAAGGGCAAGGACACTAAACATTCTGAAGGGCAATATTCAGCTTAACCGATGTGCTTTTTCAGACAGCCACAGTTTGCCAGGACCTGTGGCTCAAATAGGTGGGTTCAAAGCAATTGCATCTACATCAACTGCTTTTGTTAAAACTGGGAGCAATTTGAAATCTGATAGTAGAAAAGATCAAGACAAAGATGTGCAAAATCAGCAATTGTTTTCAAGCTCATCAAATCATCTTGAAAAACGGACACTGTTGCCAATATCTATGCCAAGAAGTGCAAAGAGACTGAGGTTGGACAGTGAACCACCAAAGCTGGAGCCCAATGATACTGCTGCTatcagaaatactaaaaatacaaTCTCTGAAATGCAGGAGGTTTTCCATGACAAAAGCTGTGAAATCAGTGATTCAGCACACAGTTCCAGTTTAGAAGCATCACTGCCAGTAAAGAAGGTTATTGATCCTGACTGCCAGAAAGTTTCTTTGGCATTGAAGAAAATTGCTGAATCCTGTTTTGACTTGTTACCAGTTATTAAAGGTCACGTGTATGTTGGCAATATCTCAAAGATTCCAATAATGagagatgaagagaaagaagTTGTCTATGAATTTGGTATAAAAAACAAG CATTTAGCAGAGTCCTTGCTGCATGTTATTCTCAGTAAACTCAAGGCTCAGAAGAATGCCACAAATTACAATTTCAATCAGGCTCTATGTCGAGTCTACACAGGAATTTGTCGACAGTTGGGAGATTTGGAAAGAGCCCGCCTTTTCTGCTATAGCCTACTTAAAGAAG acttTCCAGACTCagaaaaattgattttgtttATCACAAATGTATGGTCTGACATATTTGTCTTCCAAGGTGCAATTAACAAAGCTATGCAATTAGTTGTCAGGCAGAGTGCAAGCAATGAGATGCTGGCCTGTTTGAGTGCTTATCTCAACTGGGAACAG AGTTCCTCTTTAGATGCTGGTATTATGGTCTCAAACCTGCTTTTAGAAATGCAGTCATGTCCAAAAGTAGAACTTCAACTGAGTGAGCAATACGGAGAAGATCTGAGTGAAGATGCTTGGCAGTACATATTTGCTGTTGATCTACTCTGCTCTCACCTGAAGTGGGATTGGACACATAACAATGTTATAAG CAAAGTGCTTTGGCCTTCTATGGATAAGTGGGTAAAGAAGAGAAAGGGGCACGAAACTGCTCAATCCATTCCTAATAGTGTTATAGCATTGACACTCAGGCTAATTG GTCGGTTGGGCCAAATAGGTTTGAAGGAAGGATATCTTGCTGCAGTGAAGAATATTAGTTCTGTAATTGGACTGTTTGTACAGCACGCAAAAGAGGAAG GTGTTCCCTGGGGTGTTCAGCTGGCAGCCATATATTCACTGTGTGACTTGGGTTCAAGCAATCCAGAAGGTATTGTTGAGGCCATCCATGCTTGGAGAGCAACAGTTCTTAACAACATCCCTTTTGCTGTCACAAGTGGCATAGCTGAAATCACTTCTCTGTGTAAAATGCAGCTAAACTAA